A window of the Streptobacillus canis genome harbors these coding sequences:
- a CDS encoding GTP-binding protein — protein MAKQKFERSKPHVNVGTIGHVDHGKTTTTAAISKVLASKGL, from the coding sequence ATGGCAAAACAAAAGTTTGAAAGAAGTAAACCACACGTAAACGTTGGAACAATAGGACACGTAGATCACGGTAAAACAACAACAACAGCAGCTATTTCAAAAGTATTAGCATCAAAAGGATTAG